In a single window of the Zea mays cultivar B73 chromosome 5, Zm-B73-REFERENCE-NAM-5.0, whole genome shotgun sequence genome:
- the LOC100282665 gene encoding Fruit protein pKIWI502-like, translating to MAAVSAAPRPSMPPRLALRAHLFSSASPLPMRALPLLRSRFRSLTTAYAVKQDTALWTPAPVSAISAATDDGSVSLIAVDLSDATDLVDSYTNPGQYLLIRVPGEELKPAYMVISSPPKAGPRFEFLVKSVPGATAGRLCALRDGDVVELGAVTGKGFPLDRINPPDVAQTVLIFAAGTGISAIRSLIEFGFAAKERADVRLYYGDTSLKSMSYQERLSNWESTGIKIIPVLSQPDDSWKGERGYVQDAFFRNKNIVNPSSTGAILCGPNEMQEELTLSLVADGVSRDKILTNY from the exons ATGGCCGCCGTCTCCGCAGCCCCGAGGCCCTCGATGCCTCCCCGACTCGCCCTCCGTGCCCACCTCTTCTCCTCCGCCTCTCCGCTCCCAATGCGCGCGCTCCCCTTACTCCGCAGCCGCTTCCGCTCCTTGACCACGGCCTACGCTGTCAAGCAGGACACGGCCCTCTGGACCCCTGCACCCGTCTCCGCCATCAGTGCTGCCACCGACGACGGCTCCGTCTCCCTCATCGCCGTCGACCTATCTGACGCCACGGACCTCGTGGACTCGTACACGAACCCGGGCCAATACCTCCTGATCCGCGTACCCGGCGAGGAGCTCAAGCCGGCGTACATGGTCATCTCCTCGCCGCCTAAAGCGGGGCCCCGGTTCGAATTCCTCGTCAAAAGCGTGCCGGGAGCTACCGCGGGGCGGCTCTGCGCCCTCCGAGACGGGGATGTTGTGGAGCTCGGCGCCGTCACGGGGAAGGGGTTCCCCCTCGACAGGATAAATCCGCCCGACGTCGCGCAGACCGTGCTCATCTTCGCGGCGGGGACGGGGATCAG TGCGATTCGATCACTTATCGAGTTCGGTTTCGCTGCCAAAGAAAGAGCTGATGTGAGGCTTTATTATGGTGATACAAGTCTGAAATCTATGTCATACCAG GAAAGGCTTAGTAACTGGGAGTCaactggaattaaaataataccaGTCTTATCACAACCAGATGACAGCTGGAAAGGTGAACGAGGATATGTTCAG GATGCTTTCTTCAGAAACAAGAACATAGTAAATCCATCTTCTACAGGAGCCATACTTTGTGGACCGAATGAAATGCAGGAG GAACTCACCTTATCCCTTGTAGCAGATGGTGTCTCACGAGACAAAATCTTAACGAACTACTGA
- the LOC100275206 gene encoding uncharacterized protein isoform X1, with protein sequence MAWGGLFLCMGRPTQEQQKSCLAAAGGFNYDTALQGATRPKSVSTLTSDEAGGEIGDKDLTERGFFVNRSRVLVGSGSDAFVHAKSALLSWRHLALGWANVEPDTPVKVGTRFCICYKELIPWVTLPLQIAYVTDVDSDTSKGCSRSKMFAFGSGTLQGHLLAGEERFSVQVDEEERVWYEVLSFSKPAHVLATLCYPYVQLRQKHFAQQSGQALVRHVSTCSSKQKQ encoded by the exons ATGGCATGGGGAGGTCTGTTCTTGTGCATGGGCCGCCCCACGCAGGAGCAACAGAAGTCCTGCCTTGCAGCCGCTGGTGGCTTCAACTACGACACAGCTCTCCAAGGCGCCACACGCCCAAAGTCAGTGTCTACCTTGACCTCTGACGAAGCTGGTGGCGAAATAGGTGACAAGGATCTTACCGAGCGTGGATTCTTTGTGAACCGATCGCGTGTTCTGGTCGGCTCAGGTTCTGACGCCTTTGTCCATGCCAAATCTGCCCTCCTCTCATGGAG GCACTTGGCTTTAGGGTGGGCGAACGTGGAACCGGACACCCCGGTGAAGGTAGGTACAAGGTTCTGCATCTGCTACAAGGAGTTGATCCCCTGGGTGACGCTGCCGCTTCAGATAGCGTATGTGACCGACGTCGATTCAGACACGTCCAAAGGGTGCTCCCGGTCCAAGATGTTTGCCTTCGGCAGCGGCACTCTACAGGGCCATCTGCTG GCCGGAGAGGAGCGGTTCTCGGTACAGGTGGACGAGGAGGAGAGGGTGTGGTACGAGGTGCTTTCTTTCTCGAAGCCGGCGCACGTCCTGGCGACGCTGTGCTACCCGTATGTGCAGCTGAGGCAGAAGCATTTCGCGCAGCAGTCGGGACAGGCGCTCGTCAGGCATGTGTCCACCTGCTCTTCCAAGCAGAAGCAGTAG